CCTTGGAGCGGGCGACGGGAATCGAACCCGCGTAGCTAGTTTGGAAGACTAGTGCTCTACCATTGAGCTACGCCCGCACAGCATGCGCCGCAGGTCAGTGACCGCGGCACAGAAGGCATCGTAGCGGGTCGCACCCCTTCACCGCACACCCCGTTTCCAGGCCACACGTGCGCTCGTGAAATTGCGGCAGCCGCACTGCCTGCGGGCATGTACCCTACGTGTCGCACCAGACGGGGTGTGGCGCAGCTTGGTAGCGCGTCCGCTTTGGGAGCGGAAGGCCGTGGGTTCAAATCCCGCCACCCCGACCACCGAGCCGTGCCACCGGCAAGATCGCCTTTTGGGGCGCGTACCGCCTGCGGTTACTATGCAAGCTGCGCGCCCTGTGTCTGCACTTCTCACAAGTCTCTCAAGGGCCGCGAATCCGCCGAAGGGCTGCCCGACCGGGCAGATCACCTGGCAGAACCCCAAGAAGTCAGCCCCCAAGGAGACCGAACCGTGAAGAGCGCCGTGGAGACCCTGAACCCGACTCGGGTTCGGCTCAGCATCGAGGTGCCCTTCGAGGAGCTCAAGGACAGCCTCGACGCGGCGTACAAGAAGATCAACCAGCAGGTCACGGTGAAGGGCTTCCGGAAGGGCAAGATCCCGGCGCGCGTCATCGACCAGCGGTTCGGTCGCGGCGCCGTGCTCGAAGAGGCCGTCAATGACGCGCTCCCGAAGTTCTACACCGAAGCGGTCAACGAGGCCGAGCTGAACGTCCTCGGCCAGCCCGAGGTCGACATCACCGAGCTGAAGGACGGCGAGACGCTGAACTTCACCGCCGAGGTCGACGTCCGCCCGGCCATCGAGATCCCGGACTACTCCGGCATCGAGGTCGAGGTCGACGCCATCGAGGTCAGCGACGAGGACGTCGAGAAGGCCGTCACCGAGCTGCGTGAGCGCTTCGCCTCGACCTCCCCGGTCGAGCGCGCCGCCGAGGACGGCGACGTCGTCACCATCGACCTGGAGGCCAAGGTCGACGGAGAGGTGCTGGAGGACGGCATCGCGTCCGGCGTCTCCTACACCATCGGCTCCGGCGAGCTGCTCGACGGCATCGACGACGCCGTGAAGGGCCTGGAGGCCGGTGGCGAGACCACCTTCACCTCCGAGCTCAAGGGCGGTTCGGCGGCCGGCAAGGAGGCCGAGGTCTCCGTCAAGGTCACCCAGGTCGCCGCCCGCGAACTCCCCGAGCTGGACGACGAGTTCGCGCAGCTCGCCTCCGAGTTCGACACCCTCGAGGAGCTTCAGGCGGACAGC
Above is a genomic segment from Streptomyces sp. R21 containing:
- the tig gene encoding trigger factor is translated as MKSAVETLNPTRVRLSIEVPFEELKDSLDAAYKKINQQVTVKGFRKGKIPARVIDQRFGRGAVLEEAVNDALPKFYTEAVNEAELNVLGQPEVDITELKDGETLNFTAEVDVRPAIEIPDYSGIEVEVDAIEVSDEDVEKAVTELRERFASTSPVERAAEDGDVVTIDLEAKVDGEVLEDGIASGVSYTIGSGELLDGIDDAVKGLEAGGETTFTSELKGGSAAGKEAEVSVKVTQVAARELPELDDEFAQLASEFDTLEELQADSRKRLENMKQYDQATQAQERVLEKLLELVEVPVPEKLLADEIQTRKHNLEHHQLGQMGLDLEKYLEIQGKTEEEFDAETEEAAVKGIKTQFVLDELVNKEKLNVNQEELTEHLMRRAASSGMSPDQFAQAVVEGGQVPMLVGEVARGKALAVVVEAATVKDTNGEVVDLEDEDETAAEVAAEATDGDAVEAAEETPEA